CACGCCTCTTGAAAACGTGTGTGATCTTACTCCGGTTTATATTGTAAATGCTGCTCTAGATCTCATTTTGTTGGGCTTTTTGACCGCCTACGCCCTTCCTCTACTCCTTATCCTGCGAAATAAAGGAGGATGTGATTATAGAAGGAGCGCGGCAGTATTGTGATCAACCGATATCATTGATTAAAAGCCTATCAGCAACGTGTTATGGAGTATGGAAGGTTATGGAACATGCAACGCGAGCAACAACAGATTTAAATAGCCATTCCTCGGTGTTAAAGCAAGTCGCAAGCCGTGAAGGTATCGTTGATCGTTATATCAGTGCGTGGGGCGAACCTGCGTACGTGAGTGAACATATTATTGAAGAATTATTACAAGCTTTAGGTTATGACACTGCTGTGTCCGATGCTGAGTTACTGGCTCAAGCGGAATTACGCCATAAAGTGGATGTATTGGCACCGGTTCAAGTGGTGCATGCTGGTAAAGAGGTATTAATTAAGCTGCATATTAGCCCTGCTGCGCGAATTAGCGAGTTCTCATGGCAACTTGACACTGAACAAGGCGAGCGTTTTGAAGGCTATCTTGAATCCCAAATTGTAGAAGATGAACGAGCACAAAAAGGGTTTTTGGTTTTCCGTCTTGCGAATGATTTACCGCTAGGCTATCACCAAGTGACTTTGTTCCGTAAGCGTCGCAATAAACCCTTTACCATGCGCTTAATCATTACCCCAACTTCCTGTTATAAGCAGCCCAAGTTGATGAATGAAGAGAGGTTATGGGGACCAAGTATTCAGTTGTATTCTGTCACTTCAAAGACGAACTGGGGCATTGGTGATTTCTCTGATTTAAAATATTTAGTGCATAAGATTGCCGAAGGTGGTGGTGATTTCGTCGGGCTTAACCCGATTCACTCTTTATTTCCGGCTAATCCAGAAGGGGCCAGTCCATACAGCCCTTCATCACGCTGCTGGCTAAACATCATGTATATCGATGTGGAAGCTGTGCCAGAATTTGCCCATTGTGAGACCGCACAAACCATAGTAAATGAGGCGGCATTTCAACAGCGTTTGGCTGACAATAGACAAAAACAATGGGTCGATTATACCGAAGTTTCGGCGCTTAAAATGGCGATATTGCCACACCTGTTTACGACTTTTATAGATCAAGAAATCAGTCATGATACCGATCGAGCTAAGCAATTTGCGCAATTTGTTGAACAAGGTGGTGAAAGCTTATTGCACCAAGCGGCATTTGATGCATTACACCAAGATTTAAAAGCGCAAGACCAATCCATGTGGGGTTGGCCTGTATTTGAGTCAGGATTACAACATTTTGACTCGCCAGAGGTTCAAAGTTACATCAAGAAAAATACGCAGAAAGTTCAATTGTTTATGTACTTACAATGGCTAGCGGATCAACAATTAACCCAAGTGCAAGCCTTAGCAGAACAAAAAGGTATGGCCTTAGGTTTGTACCGTGATTTAGCGGTTGGGGTGTGCGATTCCGGTGCGGAAACTTGGGCTGACCGAGGGGCACTATGTCAAGATGTCAGTATTGGTGCGCCACCG
This Vibrio aphrogenes DNA region includes the following protein-coding sequences:
- the malQ gene encoding 4-alpha-glucanotransferase — protein: MEHATRATTDLNSHSSVLKQVASREGIVDRYISAWGEPAYVSEHIIEELLQALGYDTAVSDAELLAQAELRHKVDVLAPVQVVHAGKEVLIKLHISPAARISEFSWQLDTEQGERFEGYLESQIVEDERAQKGFLVFRLANDLPLGYHQVTLFRKRRNKPFTMRLIITPTSCYKQPKLMNEERLWGPSIQLYSVTSKTNWGIGDFSDLKYLVHKIAEGGGDFVGLNPIHSLFPANPEGASPYSPSSRCWLNIMYIDVEAVPEFAHCETAQTIVNEAAFQQRLADNRQKQWVDYTEVSALKMAILPHLFTTFIDQEISHDTDRAKQFAQFVEQGGESLLHQAAFDALHQDLKAQDQSMWGWPVFESGLQHFDSPEVQSYIKKNTQKVQLFMYLQWLADQQLTQVQALAEQKGMALGLYRDLAVGVCDSGAETWADRGALCQDVSIGAPPDIFGPLGQNWGLPPLNPYELTKRAYQPFIDLLRANMRHCGALRIDHVLGLLRLWWIPKGKTAKDGAYIYYPVDELMSILALESHRHQCAVIGEDLGTVPEEIVEKLNDAGIHSYKVFFFETEQDGQYIAPKSYKKQSMTALCTHDMPTLRGFWNSADLTLGKEIGLYPDEAQLEVLMQDRESRRKHIIETLAQHNQLPELERNEAGEIMINQALSEAMQIHMATGSSALLSLQLEDWLEMDTPVNIPGTMDEYPNWRRKLLSTLEEMFAREDILQLEAKLTAARRL